The nucleotide window GCCGGTTACGCCTGCGCCAAACGCAATCGCGATCCACACGTGATACGGGCCGCCGGCACCCGAATGAGCGACGATTGCCGCAGCAATCGCGCCAGCGGCCCATCCGGTCGCATGATGCGCAGCATTCGAAGCCATCCCGCTGCGGCTACGTCGTGCACCGCGCGATCGCGAAGCGCAGTTCCTCTTCAGGCGGATCGTCCGACGTGCCCCGTACGACCTTCACCACCGAGCCGCCGCGCGACGGCGTCAGCGTAATGAAGTAGGACCCGTGCGACGATGACCCCACCGTGAGTTCGGTCGAACCGTTGTTGTTCGACGTATGCACGCGCGACAGACGCCTGTCGAGGCAACGCGCAATATCCGATGTCTGGCGAGCGGACGATACATAGACCATCGTGCCGGATGCCGCGCTCTCGGGCCCGCGCGACGAACCGCAGGCCGCCACGAACACGAGCGGCGCGAGGAGAAGGAGTTTTTTCATCGTTGGGTCGTTTGAATGTCTGTGCCGAT belongs to Paraburkholderia sp. SOS3 and includes:
- a CDS encoding sugar ABC transporter ATPase; this encodes MKKLLLLAPLVFVAACGSSRGPESAASGTMVYVSSARQTSDIARCLDRRLSRVHTSNNNGSTELTVGSSSHGSYFITLTPSRGGSVVKVVRGTSDDPPEEELRFAIARCTT